DNA sequence from the Scophthalmus maximus strain ysfricsl-2021 chromosome 1, ASM2237912v1, whole genome shotgun sequence genome:
tCAAAATATGAtggaagcattttttttatttctgccctTCTTAATGTTTTTCTATGTTGTCTTTCTGCAGGCCCATCCAGGTACTCTGATATTCAACCCAGGTATTACAAATAATGATCAGAAGATGTGACGCCTCAAGCTTCTCAACTCTGTCCCATGTCTGCAGTAGTCATGACATCCAAGAGTTGTTGATTTCTTATGCTCTAaggcatattttttttgtttcaaatttttTTAGAATATGGAATGTTTTCCTGTTGCCCGATTTCCTCAGTTTTTAAGTGATCATTTCAGTGTATGACCAGTGTTCATTTCCCAAAATCCCGTTCTTATTAAAGTAATGGAGAGAAGTGTTTTGAAATTTGAAGTTTGTTCATTCCCAACACTAATTAAACTATTTCCTTTGAAGATTTTCTTCAGTTGTTATTCTGATGGAATTCCAGAAATGTTCCAGGACCCCCACCCAGGTTGTTTCCTCGGGGTCATCTTATTTTTCAGCCACTAGGTTCAGTGGATTCTGTTCAACCACCGGTTGCAGAGATAGAGCGGCATGCAACTGAATCCAGTGGATTTTGCACTTACTCTTTCATAGGATTAACAGAGTCATAAAACAGtttaaagaacatttattttaaaatggacaGTAGGATCAGTCATAACAAAACAATGGAATTTGTATAAACTTTACAAATTCAGTAGGTTGATGCAGTCAAGGAGATGACAAACGTCTTGAAAATcaactttaaatgaaaatgcgGATATCTAAGGTCTTAGGCCACAATGTTTGCATTAGAACATTATTGTTCAAGTTTTGAAACTGTTTGTGCCAAGATGTCCTCCATCTGCTTCACATTTATGCGGGTTAGTAGCACTTGTGTCCCCAGGAAGTTCCGACCATTAAGCCCATGAGCCATAGCTGCAAGCTTTTGTGACCTAAACTGAACAACTGCCTCACCAATACCCttgccatcatcatcatgcaaCAAATTGATATTCTCCATATTCAGTTTGTATTTGGAGAAAAGTCTTTTTATTTGACTCGTCTCCACATCTGCAGGCATGTTTCTGACAAACAGGCACGTCCGAGCAGCTGTGTTGGAGTTCATTTTTGGTGTCTCGACTAGATACGATTTCCTCTTTTGATTTGGTTTCTTCCTTGGGTCTAATTTAGGATGCCTGAAATGAGATTTGGCCATCATGTCCCTCATCTTCTCCTTAGTGATGGATGATACATCAATGGTGTCAGAGCCCACGTGGCACCCAGTGAGATTTATTGCGTAATCGTAATCCTCAATGCGGTTAAAACTAAGAAAAGCTGTGTCTGTTCTGTTGCCTTCCTTGTCAAGCAGATGGagtacgtgtttgtgtgcaatgtTTGGGCATCCAAACAATTCTTTTATTTCACTCTTGGTCATCACTCTGGGTAAATTTCTGGCCATGATAATGTGCTCCTCAGTTGGTGATAAGGTAGATGCAGAGTTAACGTCTGGTCTTGGTTTTCTTATCGATTGATATGGCAACTGTTGAACagatctcttcctcttcagtgaCAACGTGGACTTTTGTTTGGGGTTTAAAGTTTCCCCAAGAGGGTTTTGAtggagtttctctctctttgcatcATCAAATGGATTTTCACATTGTTGCAGAACACTGGTCCACATCTTCTCAGTTGCTCCTCGTACCTCCACACAGCTGGGGCCCAGTAACTGTTGGTTGAAAAGAAGAGCATCACACGAATCCTGCGTGCTTCCAAACTTCACAAGGCAGCCATGTCTGAGTCCCAACTTCACATTCAATATGACTTCCTGTACTGCCAAGCCTCTGAAAAAATGGCATATGTCCTCTTTTGTAGCCGAGGGTGGCAGACCGAAGAGCCTGGCATAACCGGGCCTTGAATTCGGAGTTAGTTCTGGTGTCCTCACCACATCAGACACTACCGATGTGCAGTCAGCCATGGGGTGATCAACCCTATGTCCCGCCTCATCGTTTTGACTTTGATTGGAGGACTGGAGTCCTTGTAGGACCGTACAAATCCCAAGAATAAAAGCTGTATTGGGATCAAGTGAATGCACAGCTGACGGATGTAGACTTAGAGTATTGGCGTGCAAAGGCTGTTGCAGTTTTGCAGTGCGGGGATCATTCCGCTCTGAGGTAGAAGATGGTGGATTTGCAGCATTGTGATCACGAGTCTTTAAAGATGGCCGATTTGCATGTGGAGATGGTTGAGGTCTCTTGGCACCCAGCTGGGTTGGGGGGGAGGTTATCTTCTTACTCTGGTCCTTTTCCAGTCTTCTCTTTTCCATCTGAAACTTCAGCTTGTGCTCCAGCTCTGCCATGCTGCTGATGCGTAGAGTCACCGTAGACCCTTTGAGCACATTCCCATTGCGCTGCATGACCAGCCGGGCATCTCTCTCGGTGGTAAATGCAATGAAAGCCTCGCTGAGACTCCCCCCCACGATGTACACTCCACCTTCAGGTATATAAAGGCCTTTGAAGAAGTTCCTTATGTCTTCTGTACCCGCCTTCATGTCGAGGCCTTGCAGTCGCAGGATTATTGTCATGGTGTCATACCAGGCCAGGTGTCTGAAAATTGAGGAACACGTGGTGCGCAGGACGGTCACGAGATATTCAGAACAAGAACACATGCGTCATGACAAAGCGCGGAGAAGAACCGCGGGAACTCTGCAAAACggacaaaactaaaacaggatttttgatttttgtctcAACAAAACGCCCTCACATACTCACCACAGCTCAGGAACAAAGTACAGTTTTAACAGGTCGAGTGTTGTTGCTGCCCAGTCTCACGCTTGCTGTTCCTCTGGAGAATCCCCTCACCTCGCTCTTTTCTTCTTGTATACACTTTGCAGCTCCGCGCGCCTCGGCTCCGCCCTTtcgctcacttttttttctccactggtATTGAAATGTGATGGAGGCACATTTCTGCCCCCTACTGGACCGGAGCGACATGTCAGCACATCACAGCATTAACAAGTACACGAGTCTGTCATAGTTATAAGTTCTGTTGTATTTAATGTCAATTCCTGGACCTCATCTGGGACAGCCGCGACATTTAGGTTTCTTACATTCGACTGAACTGCCTTTCTGTCCATAGTATTGTTTCAGTGTAATTCTTCATAGccaataattaatatttttttcagttacaataatttttttaaatgtctttaatcCAAAGATACTATAACTTTAAGAttgcacataaaaaataattttaagcaAAAAAGAGTTCATGATGGATCACAATCTCGGTCCATCGAACGGACTTAGTTTGAATGATCTGAAACATGTAGCAAGCAACAGTAAACATAGAACCAGAGCGAAGCACTTACATGGCACCATATATCCCTgagctttgatttgatttgctctTTATTTATCTTGAACCGAtcattatatttcaaaatagaaaaactaaatattttccatgacatAAATCTCCAGACAACATAAATCTTGTACATACCTTATATGGGTTTGataagggaaagaaagaagcagaagcttATCTGGTTCTGCCCCTTCTGCTTCAAATTACATATTCAGCTTTGAGGTGACTAAGATGCAGCTGCTGTTGCGTAACATTTCCTGGCAAATTTCCCCTCTGACTCATACATCCTGTGgaaaaaatgactgcaaatataaatactgtatacagtGAGCAGTAACAATAAAAGCATATTGCACTGTTGCacagaacaaattaaatgaaaattgcacttaagtgttccagtgaattattGGAGTGGacgagtctgtgtgtgtgtgtgtgtgtgtgtgtgtgtgtgtgtgtgtgtgtgtgtgtgtgtgtgtgtgtgtgtgtgtgtgtgtgtgtgtgtgtgtgtgtgtgtgtgtgtgtgtgtgtgtgtgtgttactgtaagcattgctggttgtacagtctcacagaAGTAGGAAAGAAGGACCTGTGAACCTGTGATACCAATAAAGTCAGCCTTGttcctcccaaaaaaaactataatttacTCAATTTGGGTTTAAAAGCCATTCATCTAAATATTTGGATGCAAATGCCCATGAGTTGGTAAGAAGTATTCTAATGGAAATTAACGCCTATTATAggcccttcacacacacacacacacacactaacacacacacctcaggttGTAGGTGGGGATAGCTTTGTTGGGATTGAAGTGAGGTCAAATAAATTGTGTTCATGTAATCAATACTGATATGAATTCAATATATCCCACCACTTTGATGGCCATGGTGCATTTAATCATATGTGTGCACAGAGTGGTGGAGAAGAGAAATATCATACTCTAAACTTTGTTTGTCCCAGTTACAAATGATGACACTgggtttccagtgatctgattggtcagtagttgggctggctttgatctcttatctcgaaTTTAACGTGCTCCGGAGCTGGTTAACCGTCGGACGGAAAACACAGTTAAACCTTAAATTACCTCGACGACCGCAATTCCTTCTGCGTAgagtttatttgtatttcatttttttggagaggtttttctttcatttttttgggcgACCCATACGTACAAGTCGTGACGTCATTACGCCGAATGAAAAGGATTGTGGGTAAAAGGAAAACCGTTGTTTACCATGGCGACGGGGACGCTGCCGTTCGTAGTTAGCAGACACAAAGTTCCTCTaacgtgttttcttttaatgtgtgtgGATTTACTTCACTGTCAGCAGTTTACTATTCCATTCAAGGCTCCTTCAGATTGTGGCGCGGAAGAATACTTCGACATTTCGAGCTTGTCGTGTGTGAGGTGCGGTCAAAATCAGCTCCGGAGCACAACAGGTCGGTCACAACAGAGCCCACAGTAGACCCGGGTAACGGTTAGCTAGGTGGCACATGGCAGATAATACAGACCATCTAAAGATCGGCTCAGAACATAAcgctctctctgctttttgAATTATTACAGGGTAAAATCAAACCCTGCCAACATAAACAACAGTAGTGCTAATACTATTATGGATGTGATAAGTATGTGTCAGGATATGGCTAATATATTCACAACAGTTGTGCATTAATCAGCTCAAACGCAACTGATACACAAATCAAGATACGGAAgctaatcaacatttttcttacACCGCTCATTCAGTGTGATTTGGAGGAGATGGGGGCTACAGCCTTGTGGGAGCGACTTAGTTTTTACTATTAGGAAGGAACACGCTTTGATTGTTAATGTACTAATATGTCATGAGCTGATCACTGCACAACCTCTCTGTGTTCTGGTTTCATTCCTTTTGCAGGATTGACCTGTATTTGCAAAACCGGATACCGGAGTATCATCACTGAGAAGGCGTCCATTAGTTGTGAGCAATGCCCCTCTGACAAGCCTGTACGTAGACTTTACCTTTTATATCTTTGTTCACTGTGTGTCTCACTTTGTTCTGTGATATTTCATCGCACACGTCCCACATCATTTTCAATCTTATTCAtttatgatgctttttttgACAAGCTGTCATCGACATTGTGGGAAATAGTATACATGTTTCTCTGTATACTATTATGGAACCTTGAGAATGAGATgatgtattttgtgatttggctcgttaaaaaaataaaattgaaaattgaaatagAAGCTGTGTTTATGTACAGGCAGTGACAACAGACGGGTTTGGGTGTATTCGCTGCCCAGGCAGTCTCAGTGATGAGGGCAAGTGCCTGTGCCCACCATCCAATGTCCTGGGTGAGTCACTAACGATAGGACTAATTAATGAATCTCTAATTTTTTATGTACTTAACACAATGAGGCAATGAGCCTGTTCTAAGTATAAATTGCTAAATGTGCACTGCTTTTTTTCCAGTGGAGAGAAACATCAGTGGAAACCTTTTGGAAGAGGCCAGGTGTGAAACCTGTAATGGAAACATCTCTGCTTTTTCTGTACCCAGCAGCAGTGGAGACAGGTAGTGTGGAAGTTCAATCCGTGTAGAATTGAGAAAGTTATGGACTGAGGGTTAAAAGTTGTTGAGCGAATTTAAGCACTGAAGAACATTATCTAAATCCTTGTCACAGATTATTTGGTATTGCTGTTGTTCGGTAGTGTTGTCCCTTTTCTCTCTGGCACTTCTTCTCATTTGagcacttgagaaaaaaaatcttaggcCTGCTTCCTCTCTTTTAACATCTCTGACCAAGAGTGTGTAGAAAAGCTGGCGTGATTCCAggctgtgtctttgtgttctATGTGAAGGATTGGAACAGTCTCTAAAATTGTCTTTCAGGTGTGAGAGATGTCAGGCCTCCTTCATTAACACCTCCTGTATGTGTAACCCGCCTAATGTCCTGGTGAGTTCAGTCAACCCTCTACCCCCAGATACCCTCtgaaatactgtacacacaccaTTCAGTTACAGACTCATATAACACACATATCTTCAATGGTTCATGTGTATTTTCCAGGCAGGAGGATTATGTTTCCCTCCAGGCACCCTCCCCACAAATGTGAATCCCGGTGTCAGCTATTCCCAGTTGGTAAatcgtcttttcctctctcacttACTTATTTTATTGTTCTTCATTCTGATGTATTGTGATTTATGTTTTCTATTCTGTTCCCCTTGCAGAAGTTCAGTGTCCAGTCTGCCTGGTTTGTGAAAAACCTCTACTCCTCATCAGCGGCCTGCCTTGTAATTCCATGTCTCTTTTAacccttgtaaaaaaaaaaatttatctGTCTAAAAAAAAGCTAAGAATAGACTTCTACTTCGGGACAGAGCCTCACATTGACACAAGAAATGTACTCAATATGGCCCAGAAGGATATTTGGAATGGATATTGATGATGTTATCTTGGTGTTTATGGCAAAAACAGACCTTTTCAATTAATACATAGAAATTTTAATCAGAGAGCAAATCCAATTAGATAATTCAAACAGTTCGGTTTTAAGGAAAAAGGACACTTATAATTAGGGGCATCAGGATTTTTCTGAGCCGTTATGAGTGTGATTAGTCATTTTATGTATGTGAATTGTGTGCTTACAGGTCTTTTCCAACCTCACGGCGTGCCAGGCTCTTGGGAACATGTGTGTGATGAACATGCACTCCTTTAGCGGCGTGTCCAACGATGCCTGTGGTCTTTTTAACTCCATCTTCAGAGCAAGGGCTGCTGTGAGCTCAACTCAAGACATTTCCTACTGGTAATCAACACTATAACATATATGtaacatatatatgtatctttGAGATTAAACAAACCATTTCAACCCCATATACACTCATTTAGTGTCACCCAGAGAGGACATTAAGCACTTTGAATACACTGTCTTCAGGAGAGCTAATCTGCCATGGCTGTACTATGGGGACGAACCAGGACTGGCCAGTCGAGTGCTTCAGACTGATCCAATCCCTATTGGATTCAGTTTTAGAGGGAGAAACAAGGTTAGTGTGAAACCCTGACTCAGGAGGCAGAGTCagtgcctctgacggctcttctgacacagtgtatgaatgtaatAGAAAAAGCGTGCTAAACAGCAGcgatgtatgaatgtgtgtgaatgtgacttgtcctttAAAGCGCTATGAGTGgccaataagactagaaaagggctataaaaaaatataacccATTTACCACCATCATGTTTTTACAGGGAAATAGCTCAACAGCACAGTACAGACAATGCTCTGATAATCAACATATTCTGTTTATCTGACAGAACACTGACATTAAGCTGCTTGCAGCAGTCTATAATGTCAGAGGAGAGTTCCTCAGATGGGAACAAATAGGAGGAGATAATCTCCAGGTAAGATGCCAATTAGATATTCAGTCTAAATGCCTTGTAAcacattataaaatatatttagaacTGCTTGGTTCGGCTCGATTGGTTGGTTGTTAGCTAAATCACAAGCATTATTATTCCTTTGCATGTCAGCAGTACTACTGTATCAGTTGTCACTCTTTTAttaatgtgaagaagaaaaaaaatgtgagccatacaaaatataacacacaGGATGCTCAAATTCTCCACACcacctcttttcttcccctcgtGTCCTTCAGCTTTGTCCAGAAACGGCAACCAAACAGGCAGCAGCCTACAGCTTTGGAACTGCTTACAAAGAAAGTGTGAGTATATATCTGCCTTCATTTCACTCGGAGATGGTGCATAAACTCTCGCAGTTGTATTaaaccctgtttgtgtgtgtgcagtgtgatcTCTCAGTAGCAGAGCTGTTGGTTACCCATCCCGAGCCGCTGTTCTACGATGTGTTTATGGATCTTggtggagaagaggacagaaaaCTTCTCCCCCTGCCCACACTAGTGTATAACCAGCAATACAATGGACGGTTCATCAACCAAGGTGcaattttattgtgtgtgtgtgtgtgtgtgtgtgtgtgtgtgtgtgtgtgtgtgtgtgtgtgtgtgtgtgtgtgtgtgtgtgtgtgtgtgtgtgtgtgtgtgtgtgtgtgtgtgtgtgtgtgtgtgtgtgtgtgtgtgtgtgtgtgtgtgtgtgtgtgatatacaTCATTTTAAcgtgtttttattctttgtagAGAGCATGAAGAACTGGTACCTGTCTCGACGTATGTTTCTTGTCGACACTCTGGGtggaagagagaagagtgtgaGCTCCCAGCCTAAAGTCATCCGAGTCGCCAGCAGTGTTAAAATCAAGTGGGGGCTCCCAATGTGCACTACACACCTACAAAATAACAGATAAAGGAAGTGAATGCTTTGTAGCTGCTTTGTGCAgagttgatgttgttttttggcgTGGTCCAACGTGTGTTTGGTAGGTTCCAGCTGGTTCCACGGACCCTGGAAGGACAAGTATTTCCCCCTCTGATGATTGTGACTTACACAGATGTTCCCATCACAGATGTTAATACACAAACTGTGTCTGTGAGTAGgtcacacccacacatacacacctccaGCTCACATTTTCTACCTTTAAAAAATTTAGTTGCAGTAAGGTTTTTTTAGGGGTtgcctcatttttaaaaagtatttatctGTTTCTAGACGACGTTTTCTATGGAATATGAGATGGATCAGAGCGAGGCTCGCGTAAAGACAGATGTGAGTAGAAGCATGAATGAAATGTTGAGAAGTTCATATCATAGCACACAATGATGTGGTATCACCTGATGTATTTTAATGCCCTCTGTGTGCACAGACCGCTCTGGGTGTGTTGGGAGGTGTGGCCGTGCTTTACTCTCTGCTGAAGACGGTCAGCTGGAAGAGAAGGATCGCCTCCCCGCTCATTGATGCGGGGGTACTGCATCTTCAACAAAATTCTAACCAACTCAATCCACGTGTCAGTCCAAAGTTTGGAAGtaatgtttgtctctctcttttctcgtGCCTCAGACAATGCTGAAGTTTTTGCTGTTTTACGCTGGAGATCTGGCCAATGTTTTCTTTGCCGTCACTGTGGGAACTGGGCTTTACTGGCTCATCTTCTACAAGGTTAGTCTCATTCCTTTGGGACTTTCTATTATGAGATTGATGATTTGAATACTTTTGTTATATTTAATCTTTGTACCAGTTTCTCTTTCCTGTAGCCTTCTcctttaaaacttttttttaactttactgCTTTTCCAAATACAAAgtgttcctttttctctttgcatggactttcaattgttttttttcctctctgcactCTTTAGACATTAAAGGCAAGTATTTTTTCCTTGTTACTTTCTTTGCCTTTCAAGCATCTTTTTGCATGCATAGATTTAGGTGTTATTATTGTTGGCTGCCTTTTCAAACtaatttatttgtgtctgtttagGCCCAACAGTTTGTATCGGTGCTGTTACCACTGCCTGCTCAGGAGGAAAAGTTTGTGACATACATTGGTTGTGCCTTCACTCTTAAGGTTAGACACGTGAAGAACCGATGATTCTTTTTGAAAGCTAGGTGGAATGCTTCCTTGCGAATGTTGATCAAGtattgttttatgtatttgtgtgtaggCTGTCCAGTTTCTCCACAAGCTGATGCTTCAGGTGTCAGTCGACGTATTCCTTATTGACTGGGAGAGGCCACGGAGCAAAGCTAACAGAACTGTGCAAGGTACAAACATGTTTAATTTGATCTTACACTGTGCATTTTTTATAAGAAATAACTGACTCTTTTATTCCGGTCACCAATTTCACCGCTGTTTTCAGCTACTGGTGAGCCAAAACGTGACCCGTCTCCAGTCAGCATCTGGAGAACCTACTTTGTAGCCAACGAATGGAACGAGATCCAGGCCATCCGCAAGATCAGCCCGACCTTTCAGATCATGGCTGTGCTCTTTTTTCTTGAAGTACATCTTACACTCAGCACATACACACTTGGCTTATTTTGGCTGCATTTGTTATCTCCCTTGTCTTCATTGCTGGTATGTCATCCTGTGTTGTTCAGGTGCTGGGTTTCTCTAACTTGGCCCTGAGGGACCCCTGGCCAACTCTGGTCCGCTCCTCACAGGCGTACACCCCTTCATACAGCCTGACACTGCGCTACGGTCTGGCAGCTACGCTGTGGCTCTGCATCGGACTTCTGCAGGTAAAAGTTCCACCATTCATTATTATCTCCTCCTTCGCTCACTTTCTGTTGATCTCCCACTTCATGTCTTTCTTTAAAAACTGAGGGAAATACAGTTTAAACTACAAGTGTAGAGAGCTCCTTCAAAAGACAATCATTTATCCCCCACAGGTGATTTTCTTCACTGTGTTTTATGAGCACTTTGTGGAGGACAAAATCCGTCAGTTTGTAGATCTCTGCTCCATCAGTAATGTAAGTAGCAATGCGTATGATATCCTTTAAACAATTAGCCGTGTCTGTCTGGAAAGTTTTGCCAagtgtattttgtcttttttcacatagatctctgtgctgctgttatCTCAGCGTTGTTTTGGCTATTACATCCATGGGCGTTCAGTACACGGCCATGCAGATacaaacatggaggaaatgAACAACAATCTGAAAAGAGAAGCTGTATGTATACCAACAGACCACATGCTGTGTTACGTATATCTGAAGCATAACTATGGCATTATTGATTTCACATTATATTCACCCTGTTTCCGTCTTTTTATGTCTCAAGGAGTCCCTGTGTGGTCAAAGAGGGCTTCTTCCGAACACGGACGTCCAGACCTTCCAGGTGTCTCTAACCAATCGTCTGCGGTCACAGTATGACAGGATACGTGAGCCACTCAGCAGGGTGTGTGCTTTCTCTTGTAATGTTTATAATTCTCTGATAAACACTTAAATTGTGTAAAaagattttcaattttcaatttatttttgttcaactGCCTCCTGTGCTCCAGAGGAATGGCCCATCGCGTCTGATTGATGCATCGACGGCCAACCCGTTTGAGCAGAACACCAGAGCCTACCACACCATGAACCACTTCCTGGGATCCATTATAGACCATGTTAGTACAAATTGACACAAATAAACCCACATTCTGAATGTATATCCACTTGTTTGAAAAGTATATGAGTTGTTATCATTGACCTGATACATTTGCCTCTCATGTTGCCCTATTGACTGTAGGCCCACCCTGACATGGATTATATAGTGAAGGACAAGCTGATGTTTGAGAGGGTCATAGGAATGGAGTTTCTTGAACCCAGTGAAAAAAGCATATTTTACAACGGTAACGACCTCTTGGCCTAGAAAGGCTGCACATTTCTATTTGttcacatatatatgtgtatatatatattgtatgtgtacattaagtctgtttgtgtttctcacgTCAGATGAGGCCCACTCCTTCAGTGACGTGCTGTTTTATGGAAATGAGGCCACACTGCTGATCTTTGACACCCTGTTCTTCTGTGTCGTCGACCTCGGAAGTCAGAGTTTTGTACTTGCAGCTGTTCTTACATACGTACAGCAAATGGTCAGTAAATTGTctgcatacagtatgttgccTTCACTGTGCTAAAAGCAACATGTATTGAAAACCATCTCATTCATTACAGATATTTCGCTTGATCCGTAACTTCTTCGGGAGGAAGAACCTCATCAACAAGACTTTGGTGGACGAGAGATTTCTGATATAAAATTCCCTGCAGAGTAATTGCTAGTGCCAGTGTGGTTTAGTGGCATTTttctcaaacatgtttttcagttCACAGCTTGTGCAgctatttttgtacttttctttacATGTACAGTTTTTTCCAATGCTGTTTTATGatgtaaatatcataattttttttaaagattttgaaCTTTAtattgattaaaatgttttgatatgAAGACAACCTTGTTTTGAGTTTAGTAGTTAGTATATTAGGGACTATAAATTTGTCAATTGtcaaattttaaattcaatgatGATTTGGCATATCTCTGTATTATACAATTGTGGACAGTGTTGTAATACACTGAGCATGACTTTTATGTCAGCATTTGATTTGTATATGAATTTTGCATATTGTTTAATGAATTAGCCCAAACTGATGTTACTGTCTGGCAGGGGCCGAGTGGGTAATCGGGAGATTCGGGCGGATTCCCGGTGGgccgcttcactttcacttcacttttgggccggtcgaaaaaaacaacaactgacaattgTCCCGTTAGTTCAGTTGTCTTAAAGTTCACAGCGCCGCAGATGGGTTGTACGATCTGAGGgagttcccccctcctcccaggCAAAGTTGGTTGAGTCTATATAGCTTCTCAGGTACCGACAGCTTCATCGTCTCGACGGTAATAAGGGGCCGGGAGGGCTGAAGAGGCCAGGTTCAAGA
Encoded proteins:
- the rbm12ba gene encoding RNA binding motif protein 12Ba, whose protein sequence is MTIILRLQGLDMKAGTEDIRNFFKGLYIPEGGVYIVGGSLSEAFIAFTTERDARLVMQRNGNVLKGSTVTLRISSMAELEHKLKFQMEKRRLEKDQSKKITSPPTQLGAKRPQPSPHANRPSLKTRDHNAANPPSSTSERNDPRTAKLQQPLHANTLSLHPSAVHSLDPNTAFILGICTVLQGLQSSNQSQNDEAGHRVDHPMADCTSVVSDVVRTPELTPNSRPGYARLFGLPPSATKEDICHFFRGLAVQEVILNVKLGLRHGCLVKFGSTQDSCDALLFNQQLLGPSCVEVRGATEKMWTSVLQQCENPFDDAKREKLHQNPLGETLNPKQKSTLSLKRKRSVQQLPYQSIRKPRPDVNSASTLSPTEEHIIMARNLPRVMTKSEIKELFGCPNIAHKHVLHLLDKEGNRTDTAFLSFNRIEDYDYAINLTGCHVGSDTIDVSSITKEKMRDMMAKSHFRHPKLDPRKKPNQKRKSYLVETPKMNSNTAARTCLFVRNMPADVETSQIKRLFSKYKLNMENINLLHDDDGKGIGEAVVQFRSQKLAAMAHGLNGRNFLGTQVLLTRINVKQMEDILAQTVSKLEQ
- the tmem67 gene encoding meckelin, which codes for MATGTLPFVVSRHKVPLTCFLLMCVDLLHCQQFTIPFKAPSDCGAEEYFDISSLSCVRCGQNQLRSTTGLTCICKTGYRSIITEKASISCEQCPSDKPAVTTDGFGCIRCPGSLSDEGKCLCPPSNVLVERNISGNLLEEARCETCNGNISAFSVPSSSGDRCERCQASFINTSCMCNPPNVLAGGLCFPPGTLPTNVNPGVSYSQLKFSVQSAWFVKNLYSSSAACLVFSNLTACQALGNMCVMNMHSFSGVSNDACGLFNSIFRARAAVSSTQDISYWRANLPWLYYGDEPGLASRVLQTDPIPIGFSFRGRNKNTDIKLLAAVYNVRGEFLRWEQIGGDNLQLCPETATKQAAAYSFGTAYKESCDLSVAELLVTHPEPLFYDVFMDLGGEEDRKLLPLPTLVYNQQYNGRFINQESMKNWYLSRRMFLVDTLGGREKSVSSQPKVIRVASSVKIKFQLVPRTLEGQVFPPLMIVTYTDVPITDVNTQTVSTTFSMEYEMDQSEARVKTDTALGVLGGVAVLYSLLKTVSWKRRIASPLIDAGTMLKFLLFYAGDLANVFFAVTVGTGLYWLIFYKAQQFVSVLLPLPAQEEKFVTYIGCAFTLKAVQFLHKLMLQVSVDVFLIDWERPRSKANRTVQATGEPKRDPSPVSIWRTYFVANEWNEIQAIRKISPTFQIMAVLFFLEVLGFSNLALRDPWPTLVRSSQAYTPSYSLTLRYGLAATLWLCIGLLQVIFFTVFYEHFVEDKIRQFVDLCSISNISVLLLSQRCFGYYIHGRSVHGHADTNMEEMNNNLKREAESLCGQRGLLPNTDVQTFQVSLTNRLRSQYDRIREPLSRRNGPSRLIDASTANPFEQNTRAYHTMNHFLGSIIDHAHPDMDYIVKDKLMFERVIGMEFLEPSEKSIFYNDEAHSFSDVLFYGNEATLLIFDTLFFCVVDLGSQSFVLAAVLTYVQQMIFRLIRNFFGRKNLINKTLVDERFLI